A portion of the Pleurocapsa minor HA4230-MV1 genome contains these proteins:
- a CDS encoding AAA family ATPase, with protein sequence MANSNTSRLIIQMQQPDFYPHAVVEDLKLVQTHASYVFLTGNYVYKVKKNVNYGFLDYSSLTKRKFFLDEELRLNRKIAPELYLEVLPISQHDSKFILANSANIVEYALKMYAFPQENLFSNLLETDRLSSGRLIELGKVVAKFHQNADTNEYISKFGTAANIRVAFDENYQQSQKYVGKVQTREQLEATKVYTDYFFTERESLLKERVKQGKIKECHGDLHLNNICLWHKQIQLFDRLEFNESFRFVDTMYDVAFIVMDLEARKKPDLANIFLNSYLEYTGDWTGLLVLPLYLSRQAYVRAKVNSFLLDDPQVSEDKKQQAKKTAREYYQLAYQYTQTKSGSLLLMSGLSGSGKSTVARTIARNKGAIQIRSDAVRKHLAGIPVDRVDRSASDRLYTAAMTQKTYDRLLELGLILVKEGYTVILDAKYDRLSLRQAVITQAKQNILLKIIYCTAPESVLRDRLSLRQNDISDATADLIATQQAKAEDFSSQERDYVITIDTSQANWSEKLSNIYSRTKLD encoded by the coding sequence ATGGCTAATAGTAATACTTCTAGACTAATTATTCAAATGCAGCAGCCAGATTTTTATCCTCATGCTGTAGTTGAAGATCTTAAATTAGTTCAGACTCATGCTTCTTATGTTTTTTTAACTGGAAACTATGTTTATAAAGTTAAAAAAAATGTAAATTATGGTTTTCTTGATTATTCCAGTTTAACTAAAAGAAAGTTTTTTCTAGATGAAGAATTAAGACTAAATAGAAAAATTGCTCCAGAACTTTATTTAGAAGTTCTTCCCATTAGCCAGCATGATTCTAAATTTATTTTGGCTAATTCAGCTAATATTGTTGAATATGCTCTTAAAATGTACGCCTTTCCGCAAGAAAATTTATTTAGTAATCTTTTAGAAACAGATCGACTTAGCAGCGGTCGCTTAATTGAATTAGGAAAAGTTGTCGCAAAATTTCATCAGAATGCTGATACTAATGAATATATTAGTAAGTTTGGAACTGCTGCCAACATTCGAGTAGCTTTTGATGAAAACTATCAACAATCTCAAAAATATGTGGGAAAAGTTCAAACTAGGGAGCAGTTAGAAGCTACTAAAGTTTATACTGACTATTTTTTTACAGAGCGAGAATCTTTACTGAAGGAGAGAGTTAAGCAAGGAAAAATTAAAGAATGTCATGGAGATTTGCATCTTAATAATATCTGTCTCTGGCACAAGCAAATTCAATTATTCGATCGCCTTGAATTTAACGAATCCTTTCGCTTCGTTGATACGATGTACGATGTAGCATTCATCGTTATGGATTTAGAAGCGAGAAAAAAGCCAGATTTAGCTAATATTTTTCTGAATAGCTATTTAGAATATACTGGTGACTGGACAGGCTTACTAGTCTTACCTTTATATCTAAGTAGACAAGCCTATGTCAGGGCGAAGGTAAATTCATTTCTGCTGGACGATCCTCAAGTTAGTGAGGACAAAAAACAACAAGCCAAAAAAACTGCTAGGGAGTACTATCAATTAGCCTATCAGTATACTCAAACTAAATCAGGTAGTTTGCTCCTGATGTCTGGTTTATCAGGTTCGGGTAAGAGTACTGTCGCCAGAACTATTGCGCGGAATAAAGGCGCAATTCAGATTCGTTCTGATGCTGTACGTAAACATCTAGCAGGAATACCTGTAGATCGAGTAGATCGATCGGCAAGCGATCGCTTATATACAGCAGCTATGACCCAAAAAACCTACGATCGCCTTTTAGAACTAGGCTTAATTTTAGTCAAAGAAGGATACACAGTAATTCTCGATGCCAAATACGATCGCCTTAGTCTGCGCCAAGCTGTAATCACCCAAGCCAAACAAAATATACTACTGAAGATAATTTATTGTACTGCTCCAGAATCAGTATTACGCGATCGCCTTAGTCTGCGCCAAAATGATATATCTGATGCTACAGCCGATTTAATCGCCACTCAGCAGGCAAAAGCCGAAGATTTCAGCAGCCAAGAACGAGATTATGTCATCACCATCGATACGTCTCAAGCAAACTGGTCAGAAAAATTGAGCAACATTTATAGCCGTACAAAGTTAGATTAG
- the rpsB gene encoding 30S ribosomal protein S2 — MPVVSLAELLESGVHFGHQTRRWNPRMSQYIYTARNGVHIIDLVQTAQLMEEAYDYMRSSSERGKRVLFVGTKRQAAGIIAQEASRCGAYYVNQRWLGGMLTNWETIKTRVERLKEIENLEETGALDRRPKKEASVLRREMGKLQKYLGGIKMMRKVPDIVVIIDQKREHNAIAECQKLGIPVVSLLDTNCDPLVADVAIPANDDAIRSIKLIVGKLADAIYEGRHGQPDNQDDYDELEEGVDLDDYPGAEDEVEEFEEEVDADSEE, encoded by the coding sequence ATGCCAGTAGTTTCTCTCGCAGAACTTTTAGAATCGGGGGTTCACTTCGGTCATCAGACCCGTCGTTGGAATCCTCGGATGTCTCAGTACATCTATACTGCCCGCAACGGTGTACATATCATTGACTTGGTGCAAACAGCGCAGTTAATGGAAGAAGCTTACGACTATATGCGCTCATCTTCAGAGCGAGGTAAGCGGGTTTTATTTGTGGGTACAAAACGCCAAGCAGCAGGTATTATTGCTCAAGAAGCGTCTCGTTGTGGTGCTTACTACGTCAACCAAAGATGGTTGGGTGGAATGTTAACCAACTGGGAAACCATTAAAACTAGAGTAGAAAGACTCAAAGAAATCGAAAATCTGGAAGAAACTGGTGCTTTAGACAGAAGACCGAAGAAAGAAGCGTCTGTATTGCGTCGTGAAATGGGCAAGTTACAAAAATATTTAGGTGGCATCAAAATGATGCGAAAAGTGCCTGATATTGTAGTAATTATTGACCAAAAGCGCGAACATAATGCGATCGCTGAATGTCAAAAACTAGGTATTCCCGTGGTTTCCCTCTTAGATACCAACTGCGATCCTCTAGTAGCAGATGTGGCAATTCCTGCTAATGATGATGCTATTCGCTCAATTAAGCTAATTGTTGGCAAATTAGCAGACGCTATATACGAAGGTCGTCATGGTCAGCCAGATAATCAGGATGATTATGATGAGCTAGAAGAAGGAGTCGATCTAGATGACTATCCTGGCGCAGAAGATGAAGTAGAAGAATTTGAAGAGGAAGTAGACGCTGATAGCGAAGAATAG
- a CDS encoding TetR/AcrR family transcriptional regulator, translated as MNKTNQKTPGRPRSTKSHQAILKAALELLGEVGFENMSIEAISARAGVGKTTIYRRYNSKEELVADAIESIRQDVVIPDTGNLDHDLDELIENAAQITLSALGRQTVAMIISSAASNSQFAQIYWTKYLQPRREAFASVIERAKMRNEIQVDVDSGLIFDSMSGIMLYALIFPPETESWTQYVRKALHLLF; from the coding sequence ATGAATAAGACTAATCAGAAAACGCCAGGTAGACCTCGTAGTACCAAGTCTCATCAAGCCATATTAAAGGCTGCTTTAGAATTGCTAGGAGAAGTTGGTTTTGAAAACATGAGTATTGAGGCAATTTCGGCTCGTGCAGGAGTCGGGAAAACTACTATTTATCGGCGTTATAACAGCAAAGAGGAGTTAGTAGCTGACGCAATTGAAAGCATTAGACAAGATGTGGTGATTCCTGATACGGGAAATCTCGATCATGACCTTGATGAGTTGATTGAAAATGCTGCACAAATTACTCTTAGCGCTTTAGGCAGGCAAACAGTAGCCATGATTATCAGTAGTGCTGCTAGCAATTCTCAATTCGCTCAAATTTATTGGACAAAATATCTACAGCCACGACGAGAAGCATTTGCTAGTGTGATTGAACGAGCAAAAATGAGAAATGAAATCCAGGTTGATGTTGATTCTGGTCTGATATTTGACTCTATGAGTGGAATTATGCTTTATGCCCTGATTTTTCCGCCTGAAACCGAATCTTGGACACAATATGTTCGCAAAGCATTACACCTGTTGTTTTAA
- a CDS encoding M56 family metallopeptidase, which yields MHLLTILTVVILAVIIRYQSTPSLGEWSQRWYRTLFLFCFPGLLLLTTAITVLYMGCHGAMLGVEAGSVGCFISGGLILFATGSLLKLAVQGDRSICQVRKYPQQVVENTTARILEFDLPYSAQIGFWKSELVISRGLLTTLDREHLAAVIAHEQAHVEYRDTFWFFWLGWIRSFSFWLPNTEILWHELLLLRELRADRKAAESVDFLLLAESLLAVAKAPLEAPVWCAGLNDAQIGDRLQERIDSLLNQTESVPDNRWQNWSWLCLLIMPLLTIPLHY from the coding sequence ATGCATTTGCTAACAATTTTAACCGTCGTCATTCTGGCGGTAATCATCCGTTATCAATCAACTCCTTCCCTGGGAGAATGGTCACAACGTTGGTATAGAACCTTATTTCTGTTTTGTTTTCCTGGCTTACTGCTGCTAACTACGGCAATTACCGTGCTGTACATGGGTTGTCATGGGGCGATGTTGGGAGTGGAAGCTGGTTCTGTGGGCTGTTTTATTTCAGGTGGTTTAATCCTATTTGCCACTGGTTCTTTGCTTAAACTAGCTGTTCAAGGCGATCGCTCGATTTGCCAAGTTCGGAAGTATCCCCAACAAGTCGTAGAAAATACCACAGCGAGAATTTTAGAGTTTGATTTACCCTACAGCGCTCAGATTGGTTTCTGGAAATCAGAATTAGTGATTAGCAGGGGTTTATTGACAACTTTGGATCGCGAACACCTAGCAGCAGTAATTGCTCATGAACAGGCTCATGTAGAATATCGCGATACTTTTTGGTTTTTCTGGTTAGGTTGGATTCGCTCTTTTAGCTTTTGGCTACCTAATACAGAAATTTTATGGCATGAATTGCTATTGCTCAGAGAGCTAAGAGCAGACCGAAAAGCAGCCGAATCAGTCGATTTTCTGTTGCTAGCGGAATCTTTATTAGCAGTAGCGAAAGCTCCTCTAGAAGCTCCTGTCTGGTGTGCTGGCTTAAATGATGCTCAAATTGGCGATCGCCTTCAAGAAAGAATTGACTCTCTGTTAAACCAAACTGAATCTGTTCCTGATAATCGTTGGCAGAATTGGAGTTGGTTATGTTTGCTAATTATGCCTTTATTGACTATTCCGCTGCATTATTAA
- the purM gene encoding phosphoribosylformylglycinamidine cyclo-ligase translates to MDYKDAGVDVEAGRSFVSQIRQDVESTNRPEVLGGLGGFGGYFQMPSGYQQPVLVSGTDGVGTKLKIAQETNRHDTVGIDLVAMCVNDILTSGAEPLFFLDYLATGKLNSQQLAEVVKGIAQGCRLSGCALLGGETAEMPGFYQLGEYDLAGFCVGVVEKSKLLDGSRVQIGDVAIGIASAGLHSNGFSLVRKIIETGGYSYSDTPEMFNGNSLGAELITPTQIYVQPILELLKTEIEVHSMAHITGGGLPENLPRCLNQGQSIEVKQDSWIIPPIFNWLAQAGQIESEAMFNTFNMGIGFVVIVPPAQTQSVLDWLKVKNITAFQIGQVVSGDGTLSFN, encoded by the coding sequence ATGGACTATAAAGACGCTGGTGTTGATGTCGAAGCAGGACGCTCTTTCGTTAGTCAAATTCGTCAAGATGTTGAAAGCACCAATCGACCAGAGGTTTTGGGTGGCTTAGGTGGTTTTGGTGGTTATTTTCAGATGCCATCAGGCTATCAACAACCCGTCTTGGTTTCAGGGACAGATGGAGTGGGGACTAAGCTGAAAATTGCCCAAGAAACTAATCGCCACGATACTGTAGGTATTGACCTGGTGGCAATGTGCGTCAATGATATTTTGACCTCTGGCGCAGAGCCTTTATTTTTTTTGGATTATTTAGCCACAGGCAAACTCAACTCACAACAGCTAGCGGAAGTAGTCAAAGGAATTGCCCAAGGGTGTCGTCTTAGCGGTTGCGCTCTTTTGGGGGGAGAAACGGCAGAAATGCCTGGGTTTTATCAGTTAGGGGAATATGACCTAGCAGGCTTTTGTGTCGGCGTAGTGGAGAAAAGCAAGCTACTGGATGGCTCACGGGTGCAAATTGGCGATGTGGCGATTGGTATAGCCAGTGCAGGGCTTCATAGTAATGGTTTTAGCCTAGTACGGAAGATTATTGAAACAGGAGGCTATTCTTATTCAGATACTCCTGAAATGTTTAACGGTAATAGTCTGGGTGCAGAGTTAATTACGCCCACGCAAATTTATGTCCAACCGATCTTAGAATTGCTCAAGACGGAGATTGAAGTTCACAGCATGGCGCATATTACTGGTGGTGGTTTACCAGAAAATTTACCTCGTTGTCTAAATCAAGGACAGTCGATTGAAGTAAAGCAGGATAGCTGGATAATTCCGCCTATTTTTAATTGGTTAGCCCAAGCAGGTCAGATTGAATCAGAAGCGATGTTTAATACTTTTAATATGGGCATTGGCTTTGTGGTTATAGTTCCGCCAGCTCAAACTCAGTCTGTTTTAGACTGGTTGAAAGTAAAAAACATTACCGCCTTCCAAATTGGTCAAGTCGTATCGGGAGACGGAACATTATCTTTCAACTAG
- a CDS encoding heavy metal translocating P-type ATPase yields MSTTTNTEKINLKLRGMSCASCASSIEQAISRVPGVESCNVNFGAEQASIQYNPRQTSIEDIQAAIQEAGYSAYSLQKQAMVTGEDDPEKAARRLESRDLKLKIIVGGIISLLLIVGSLPMMMGLNLPFIPTWLHNPWLQLILTTPVQFWCGYRFYIGAWKAFKRHAATMNTLIALGTSAAYFYSLFATVFPNFFLSQGLMPEVYYETAAVVITLILLGQWFENRAKGQTSAAIRQLMGLQAQDARVIRNGREIDLPINEVQIDDTILVRPGEKIPVDGEIISGNSTIDEAMITGESIPVKKEPGDRVIGATINKTGSFKFKATRVGTDTVLAQIVQLVQDAQGSKAPIQRLADRVTAWFVPVVIAIAIATFILWFTIMGNVSVALITTVGVLIIACPCALGLATPTSVMVGTGKGAENGILIKSAASLELAHKLQTIVLDKTGTITQGKPTVTNYQTVRRFSHDAELKLLRLVAAVERNSEHPLADAVVRYAQLQGVDLSEAKDFNAIAGSGVQGIVCDHLVQIGTQRWMSELGIKTASLQQQKDTWEAAAKTVVLIAVDGELEGIIGIADAVKPSSVAAVKALRKLNLEVVMLTGDNQKTAEAIARQVGIVRVEAQVRPEQKAAKIGELQQEGKIVAMVGDGINDAPALAQADVGIAIGTGTDIAIAASDITLISGELQGIVTAIELSKATINNIRQNLFFAFIYNILGIPIAAGILFPFFGWLLNPIIAGGAMAFSSVSVVTNALRLRNFKKSS; encoded by the coding sequence ATGAGTACGACGACAAATACAGAAAAAATAAATCTCAAACTCAGAGGGATGAGTTGTGCTTCCTGTGCCAGCAGTATTGAACAGGCGATTAGCCGCGTACCTGGGGTAGAGTCGTGTAACGTCAACTTTGGTGCAGAACAAGCTAGCATCCAATATAATCCTCGCCAAACTAGTATTGAAGATATCCAAGCTGCCATCCAAGAGGCAGGATATTCTGCTTATTCTCTGCAAAAACAAGCAATGGTTACGGGAGAGGATGATCCAGAAAAAGCTGCCCGTAGATTAGAATCACGGGATTTAAAGCTCAAAATAATTGTCGGTGGCATAATTAGCCTGCTGCTGATCGTTGGTTCGTTACCAATGATGATGGGTTTAAACTTACCTTTCATTCCCACATGGTTGCATAACCCATGGCTACAGCTAATCTTAACTACCCCTGTACAATTTTGGTGTGGTTATCGGTTTTATATCGGTGCGTGGAAAGCTTTTAAGCGTCATGCTGCGACTATGAATACTTTGATTGCGTTAGGTACAAGTGCAGCCTATTTTTATTCTCTATTTGCTACCGTTTTTCCTAACTTCTTTCTTAGCCAAGGCTTGATGCCAGAGGTTTACTACGAAACCGCAGCGGTTGTTATTACTTTAATTCTTTTAGGGCAATGGTTTGAAAATCGCGCTAAAGGACAAACCTCAGCAGCAATTCGGCAACTGATGGGTTTACAGGCTCAAGATGCCAGAGTTATTCGTAATGGGCGAGAAATTGATCTACCGATTAATGAAGTACAGATTGACGACACCATCTTAGTACGCCCTGGGGAAAAGATTCCTGTTGATGGAGAAATTATTAGTGGTAATTCCACAATCGACGAAGCAATGATCACGGGGGAAAGTATTCCTGTTAAAAAAGAGCCAGGGGATCGGGTGATTGGCGCAACCATTAATAAGACAGGCAGTTTTAAATTTAAAGCTACTAGAGTCGGCACAGATACAGTCTTGGCGCAGATCGTGCAGTTGGTACAGGATGCTCAAGGCTCAAAAGCACCTATACAAAGACTTGCCGATCGCGTTACAGCTTGGTTTGTACCTGTGGTGATTGCGATCGCCATTGCTACTTTCATCCTCTGGTTTACCATCATGGGTAATGTCTCTGTGGCATTAATTACAACGGTAGGAGTATTAATTATCGCCTGCCCCTGTGCATTGGGTTTGGCAACACCTACATCTGTAATGGTAGGTACGGGGAAAGGTGCGGAAAACGGCATTTTAATTAAAAGTGCAGCCAGCTTAGAATTGGCTCATAAACTGCAAACAATAGTTCTTGATAAAACAGGGACAATTACTCAAGGTAAACCTACGGTTACTAATTACCAAACAGTTAGAAGATTCAGCCATGACGCAGAACTAAAGTTATTACGTTTGGTGGCAGCAGTCGAACGCAATTCTGAACATCCCCTTGCCGATGCAGTTGTTAGATATGCCCAGTTACAGGGTGTCGATTTATCAGAGGCGAAAGATTTTAACGCGATCGCAGGTAGCGGAGTTCAAGGTATAGTTTGCGATCATTTAGTCCAAATCGGTACTCAACGCTGGATGTCGGAGTTGGGCATCAAAACCGCTAGTTTACAACAGCAAAAAGACACCTGGGAAGCAGCAGCCAAAACTGTAGTTTTAATTGCCGTGGATGGTGAACTTGAAGGAATCATCGGTATTGCCGATGCCGTTAAACCTTCATCTGTCGCAGCAGTTAAAGCATTGCGTAAGCTCAATCTAGAAGTAGTGATGCTGACAGGAGATAACCAAAAAACTGCCGAAGCGATCGCCCGTCAGGTAGGTATAGTTAGAGTAGAAGCGCAAGTGCGCCCCGAGCAAAAAGCAGCCAAGATCGGGGAACTACAACAGGAAGGAAAAATTGTGGCAATGGTGGGAGACGGCATTAATGATGCCCCTGCCCTAGCTCAAGCCGATGTGGGTATTGCTATTGGTACAGGAACGGATATAGCGATCGCAGCTAGCGATATTACCCTTATTTCAGGAGAGTTACAAGGCATTGTCACCGCAATTGAACTAAGTAAAGCAACTATTAATAATATCCGTCAGAATCTTTTCTTTGCCTTTATCTACAATATTCTCGGTATCCCCATTGCAGCAGGGATTTTATTTCCTTTCTTTGGCTGGCTACTCAATCCGATTATTGCTGGTGGGGCAATGGCATTCAGTTCGGTTTCGGTAGTCACTAATGCTTTGAGATTGCGTAATTTTAAGAAAAGCTCTTAG
- a CDS encoding septal ring lytic transglycosylase RlpA family protein: MFNKSKYGKLVAITAFLSVANVLLNSSIVTAQVNNRKKRLPIKISTLNTVKKQAISQNLFFPKSSNHQNTKKAREQDHSKISKNRQIILSEDQLLIANSVNGNASWYGPGFDGRLTANGETFDQQEMTAAHPDLKFGTKVKVTNLQNGRSVVVRINDRGPFIRDRIIDLSAAAARALNMMSSGVAPVRLTILGQ, encoded by the coding sequence ATGTTTAACAAATCAAAATATGGCAAGCTAGTTGCAATTACAGCATTCTTGTCTGTCGCTAATGTATTATTAAACAGCTCGATTGTCACGGCACAAGTGAATAACAGAAAAAAAAGATTGCCAATAAAAATATCTACTTTGAATACTGTTAAAAAACAAGCAATCAGCCAAAATCTATTTTTTCCTAAAAGTTCCAATCATCAGAATACAAAAAAAGCTAGAGAACAAGATCACTCTAAAATATCTAAAAATAGGCAAATAATCTTATCAGAAGACCAACTTTTAATCGCTAATTCTGTTAACGGGAATGCATCTTGGTATGGCCCTGGGTTTGATGGTCGTTTAACTGCTAATGGTGAAACATTCGATCAGCAAGAGATGACCGCTGCTCATCCTGATTTAAAATTTGGGACAAAAGTTAAAGTTACAAATTTACAAAATGGTCGCTCAGTAGTAGTCAGAATTAACGATCGCGGGCCTTTTATTCGCGATCGCATCATCGATTTATCTGCTGCTGCTGCTCGTGCTTTAAACATGATGAGTTCGGGAGTCGCACCAGTAAGACTTACTATTTTAGGACAATAA
- the tsf gene encoding translation elongation factor Ts: MATISAKVVKELREKTGAGMMDCKKALTENEGDMTKAIEWLRQKGTISADKKQGRVAAEGLVESYIHTGGRIGVLVEVNCETDFVARREEFQELVKNIAMQIAACPNVEFVRVDDIPEDTVAKEKEIEMGRDDLDGKPDNIKEKIVTGRIDKRLNEIALLPQPYIRDQSITVEELVKQSISQLGENIQVRRFVRFVMGEGIEKVESNFAEEVAAQTGQK; this comes from the coding sequence ATGGCAACTATATCGGCAAAAGTAGTCAAAGAACTTCGCGAAAAAACTGGCGCGGGGATGATGGATTGTAAAAAAGCCTTGACCGAGAATGAAGGCGACATGACTAAAGCGATCGAATGGTTGCGTCAGAAAGGAACTATTTCTGCTGATAAAAAACAAGGTCGTGTTGCTGCCGAAGGATTGGTAGAAAGCTACATTCATACTGGCGGAAGAATCGGCGTATTGGTAGAAGTGAACTGCGAAACAGATTTTGTCGCACGTCGCGAAGAATTCCAAGAACTAGTCAAAAATATTGCCATGCAAATTGCTGCTTGTCCTAACGTAGAATTTGTCAGGGTTGATGATATTCCTGAAGATACTGTCGCGAAGGAAAAAGAGATTGAAATGGGTCGAGATGACCTAGACGGTAAACCAGATAATATTAAAGAAAAAATTGTTACTGGTAGAATCGACAAGCGTTTAAACGAAATTGCTTTGTTACCTCAACCCTATATTCGTGACCAAAGCATTACTGTCGAAGAATTAGTCAAACAGAGTATATCTCAGTTGGGAGAAAATATTCAGGTGCGTCGTTTCGTCCGCTTTGTCATGGGAGAAGGGATTGAAAAAGTAGAATCTAACTTTGCTGAGGAAGTGGCTGCTCAAACAGGACAGAAATAG
- a CDS encoding bifunctional pantoate--beta-alanine ligase/(d)CMP kinase translates to MVLLLRTISELRSHLKAYRQANQGTIGLVPTMGALHQGHLSLIKKAIAENSLVVVSIFVNPLQFAPTEDLASYPRQWELDLKLCESMGVDLVFAPSPEEMNSRGDTSALNNTTTVVPPQSMTQVLCGKYRPDHFTGVATIVTQLFNLIQPDRAYFGQKDAQQLAIIQRLAQDLNIPVVIVPCPIIRKPSGLALSSRNQYLTELEKEQAAKIYHSLHQAKLAFTQGEINATALTNLVRQELAATEEVKIQYVELVDPLSLQSIEQIKQTGLLAIAVYLGSTRLIDNIVLQKRQPIIAIDGPAGAGKSTVTRSLAHQLGLLYLDTGAMYRAVTWLVMESGIALDDHQAIANLLQDLDLKLTSPSSMDLPTIVHINGQEVTTAIRTLEVTANVSAIAAQAAVREKLVQMQQQWGEKGGLIAEGRDIGTNVFPDAELKIFLTATPAERARRRLPDLQAQGINDIDLKQLEQDIQRRDEQDSNRAIAPLKKADDAIELISDNLSIDEVIKTIMDLYRQI, encoded by the coding sequence ATGGTGCTTTTGTTACGGACGATTTCTGAACTGCGCTCCCATTTAAAGGCTTATCGCCAGGCAAATCAAGGCACAATCGGTTTAGTGCCGACAATGGGAGCATTGCACCAGGGACACTTAAGTCTAATTAAAAAGGCGATCGCCGAAAATAGTTTAGTAGTAGTGAGCATCTTTGTAAATCCCTTGCAGTTTGCACCTACAGAAGATTTGGCTAGCTATCCCCGACAGTGGGAATTAGACTTAAAACTCTGTGAATCAATGGGAGTAGATCTAGTTTTTGCTCCCTCCCCTGAAGAGATGAATAGTAGGGGAGATACTAGTGCTTTAAATAATACGACTACAGTAGTTCCACCTCAAAGCATGACTCAGGTGCTATGTGGTAAATATCGTCCCGATCACTTTACGGGAGTTGCCACGATTGTTACTCAGTTATTTAATCTGATCCAGCCAGATCGGGCTTATTTTGGGCAAAAAGACGCACAACAGCTAGCAATTATCCAGCGTCTAGCCCAAGACTTAAATATCCCTGTGGTAATTGTTCCCTGTCCAATTATTCGCAAACCATCGGGACTGGCATTAAGCTCACGCAATCAATATTTAACTGAGTTAGAGAAAGAACAGGCTGCTAAAATCTATCACAGTTTACACCAGGCAAAACTAGCCTTTACTCAAGGAGAAATTAACGCCACAGCTTTAACTAATTTAGTCAGACAAGAATTAGCAGCCACAGAAGAAGTTAAAATTCAATACGTTGAGCTAGTCGATCCTCTCAGTCTGCAATCAATTGAACAGATTAAGCAGACTGGATTACTGGCGATCGCTGTTTATCTTGGTTCTACTCGTTTAATTGATAATATCGTGTTGCAAAAACGTCAGCCTATTATTGCTATTGATGGCCCCGCAGGCGCTGGAAAATCTACCGTTACTCGTTCTTTAGCCCATCAGTTAGGATTACTGTATCTGGATACAGGAGCAATGTATCGTGCGGTCACTTGGTTAGTCATGGAGTCGGGAATTGCCCTTGATGACCATCAGGCGATCGCTAATTTACTCCAAGATCTAGACTTAAAATTAACTTCTCCCAGTAGCATGGATTTACCCACCATCGTTCATATCAACGGACAAGAAGTAACTACGGCTATTCGTACTTTAGAAGTTACGGCAAATGTATCGGCGATCGCTGCTCAAGCTGCGGTGAGAGAAAAGTTAGTGCAAATGCAGCAGCAATGGGGAGAAAAAGGAGGCTTAATTGCCGAAGGACGAGATATTGGTACGAATGTCTTTCCTGATGCCGAATTAAAAATATTTTTGACCGCAACACCCGCAGAAAGAGCTAGAAGACGTTTACCAGATTTACAAGCTCAAGGTATCAATGATATTGATCTTAAACAGTTAGAGCAAGATATTCAACGCAGAGATGAACAAGATAGCAATCGGGCGATCGCACCTTTGAAAAAAGCCGATGATGCGATCGAGCTAATCAGCGATAATCTCAGCATTGATGAGGTAATTAAAACAATTATGGATTTATATCGACAAATTTAG
- a CDS encoding BlaI/MecI/CopY family transcriptional regulator — MASLPQYRPKKLSLGPLEAEILEIIWDLKVATVKNVHERILQDPERELAYTSVTTVIQRLTSKGWLKCSKKGKAFSWQPLISREQAQVLRSFEQLNGFLAVSNPDVVAAFADSLDTASLQQIEAIASRLNNIRRQREEQS; from the coding sequence ATGGCATCATTACCTCAATATCGACCCAAAAAGTTGTCTCTAGGCCCTTTAGAAGCGGAAATACTGGAGATAATCTGGGATTTAAAAGTAGCGACAGTTAAAAACGTCCATGAGCGAATTCTACAAGATCCTGAACGCGAACTTGCCTATACTTCAGTAACTACAGTGATACAGCGATTAACCAGTAAAGGCTGGCTTAAGTGCAGCAAGAAAGGAAAAGCTTTTTCTTGGCAGCCTTTGATCTCACGGGAACAAGCCCAGGTATTACGCTCTTTTGAGCAGCTTAATGGTTTTTTAGCGGTTAGCAATCCAGATGTGGTGGCAGCTTTTGCCGATAGCCTGGATACTGCTAGTTTGCAACAAATAGAAGCGATCGCATCTCGCCTTAATAATATTCGTCGTCAAAGAGAGGAGCAAAGCTAA
- a CDS encoding heavy-metal-associated domain-containing protein, whose translation MTIELNVPDMACGACAETITKAVQSIDPTAEVQADPQTKQVMVESTVSESSVRKAIAAAGYTPA comes from the coding sequence ATGACAATAGAACTGAACGTTCCTGATATGGCTTGCGGTGCTTGCGCTGAAACCATCACTAAAGCAGTTCAATCAATCGATCCGACTGCCGAAGTACAAGCCGATCCTCAAACTAAACAGGTAATGGTAGAAAGTACTGTTTCAGAATCATCCGTGCGAAAAGCGATCGCTGCTGCTGGCTATACTCCTGCTTAA